The proteins below come from a single Fusobacterium nucleatum genomic window:
- the cobA gene encoding uroporphyrinogen-III C-methyltransferase produces the protein MKKGKAYIIGAGPGDFELLTLKAKRIIENADCIVYDRLISDDILRLAKKDVEFIYLGKENTEGGVIQNEINQTLIKKCLEGKNVARVKGGDPFVFGRGGEEIEALFKNKIEFEVIPGVTSSISVPAYAGIPVTHRGLARSFHIFTGHTMENGKWHNFENIAKLEGTLIFLMGVKNLDLIVNDLIKYGKDSKTPIAIIEKGATKNQRVIVGNLENILELIKKNKITPPAITVIGEVVNLRETFKWFESKNLAKKILVTRDKKQAVEMSENISKRGGIPVELPFIEIENLKIDLKDLKKYKAILFNSPNGVKAFFENIKDIRCLVNIKIGAVGVKTKEILEKYKIVPDFVPNEYLVDKLAEEVVKYTNENDNILIITSDISPCDVDKYNSLYKRNYEKVVAYNTKKLKVDRKKVHETLKDVDIITFLSSSTVEVFYESLDGDFFILGDKKIASIGPMTSETIRRLGMKVDYEAEKYTADGLLDVIFK, from the coding sequence ATGAAAAAAGGGAAAGCATATATAATTGGAGCAGGACCAGGGGATTTTGAGCTATTAACATTGAAAGCTAAAAGAATTATTGAGAATGCAGATTGTATTGTATATGACAGATTAATCAGTGATGATATATTAAGACTTGCCAAAAAAGATGTAGAGTTTATATATCTTGGAAAAGAAAATACTGAAGGGGGAGTAATTCAAAATGAAATAAACCAAACTCTTATAAAAAAATGTCTTGAAGGAAAAAATGTTGCCAGAGTAAAAGGTGGTGATCCTTTTGTTTTTGGTAGAGGTGGAGAGGAAATTGAAGCCTTATTTAAAAATAAAATAGAATTTGAAGTCATACCAGGGGTAACTTCTTCTATATCTGTACCAGCTTATGCTGGAATACCTGTAACACATAGAGGACTTGCAAGGTCTTTTCATATTTTTACAGGGCATACTATGGAAAATGGAAAGTGGCATAACTTTGAGAATATTGCAAAGTTAGAAGGAACTTTAATTTTTTTAATGGGAGTTAAAAATTTAGATTTAATAGTCAATGATTTAATTAAATATGGTAAAGATAGTAAAACTCCTATTGCCATTATAGAAAAAGGTGCAACAAAAAATCAAAGAGTAATAGTTGGAAATTTAGAAAATATTTTAGAGCTTATTAAAAAAAATAAAATAACTCCTCCTGCTATAACTGTAATTGGAGAAGTAGTTAATTTAAGAGAAACTTTTAAATGGTTTGAAAGTAAAAATCTTGCTAAAAAAATATTAGTAACAAGAGATAAAAAACAAGCAGTTGAAATGTCTGAAAATATTTCTAAAAGAGGAGGAATTCCTGTTGAATTACCTTTTATAGAAATAGAAAATTTAAAAATTGATTTAAAAGATTTAAAAAAGTATAAGGCTATTTTATTTAATTCACCTAATGGGGTTAAAGCATTCTTTGAAAATATAAAAGATATAAGATGTTTAGTAAATATAAAAATTGGAGCTGTTGGAGTTAAAACTAAGGAAATTTTAGAAAAATATAAAATAGTTCCAGATTTTGTTCCTAATGAATATTTAGTAGATAAATTAGCAGAAGAAGTAGTTAAGTATACAAATGAAAATGATAATATTCTAATAATTACTTCTGATATTTCTCCTTGTGATGTAGATAAATATAATTCTTTATATAAAAGAAATTATGAAAAAGTTGTAGCTTATAATACAAAAAAATTAAAAGTTGATAGGAAGAAAGTACATGAAACTTTAAAAGATGTAGATATTATAACTTTTTTAAGTTCATCAACAGTGGAAGTGTTTTATGAAAGTTTAGATGGAGATTTCTTTATTTTAGGAGATAAAAAAATTGCCTCTATTGGACCTATGACAAGTGAAACTATTAGAAGATTAGGAATGAAAGTTGACTATGAGGCTGAAAAATATACAGCTGATGGCTTACTTGATGTAATTTTTAAATAA
- a CDS encoding GyrI-like domain-containing protein encodes MTYKLKAVTIRTNNSEEGIRKIAELWEDVLIGKLPLLSDGIIPISQYSNYESDENGNYDISIVGVKHNFFEDIEKEVEKGLYKKYEANDENGNVEICTRKVWKNVWNDTHSGILKRAFTIDYESSVPAEFSKDGKAHCYLYIAVK; translated from the coding sequence ATGACATACAAATTAAAAGCAGTTACAATTCGTACAAACAATAGCGAAGAAGGTATTAGAAAAATAGCAGAATTATGGGAAGATGTTTTAATTGGGAAATTACCTCTTTTATCTGATGGAATAATACCTATTTCACAATATAGCAATTATGAAAGTGATGAAAATGGAAATTATGATATTAGCATAGTAGGAGTAAAGCATAATTTCTTTGAAGATATAGAAAAAGAAGTTGAAAAAGGTTTATATAAAAAATATGAAGCTAATGATGAAAATGGAAATGTAGAAATATGTACAAGAAAAGTTTGGAAAAATGTTTGGAATGATACTCATTCTGGAATATTAAAAAGAGCTTTTACGATAGATTATGAAAGTTCTGTCCCAGCAGAATTTTCAAAAGATGGAAAAGCACATTGTTATTTATATATAGCAGTGAAATAG
- a CDS encoding KilA-N domain-containing protein: MEKTNAIGIISKSGRYGGTFAHSDIAMEFVSWISAEFKLYIIQDYKRLKSDENSKLSLNWNLNREISKINYKIHTDAIKTYLLGDLTKEQLSYKYASEADMLNVALFNKRAKEWREENPKSK, translated from the coding sequence ATAGAAAAAACAAATGCTATTGGTATTATTTCTAAATCAGGTAGATATGGTGGGACTTTTGCACATAGTGATATAGCAATGGAATTTGTTTCTTGGATTTCAGCTGAATTTAAACTATATATTATTCAAGATTACAAAAGACTAAAATCAGATGAAAACTCTAAATTATCTCTTAATTGGAACTTAAATAGAGAAATTTCAAAAATTAATTATAAAATTCACACTGATGCAATTAAAACATATTTACTAGGAGATTTGACAAAAGAACAATTATCATATAAATATGCAAGTGAAGCAGATATGTTAAATGTTGCATTATTCAATAAAAGAGCAAAAGAATGGAGAGAAGAAAATCCAAAATCAAAATAA
- a CDS encoding methyltransferase domain-containing protein gives MKKFVINNYLEDIRKKIPAYDLMLEIIFNSILKVKTNISQIKNILAIGGQSFEAKNLSKIYNNSKITIVEPSEVMLNIVKNECKDLKNLEYICDKFENYKNDRNFQLCLCLLVLQFVEEPRSFLEKIYNSLDKNSLFIISIFSNKQLAYWKEFALSRGAKKEQVEKTFNNQSEVMNVLSPDYTETLLKEIGFLKIEKISEILSVDMWIAEK, from the coding sequence ATGAAAAAATTTGTAATTAATAATTACTTAGAAGATATAAGAAAGAAAATTCCTGCTTATGACTTAATGCTTGAGATAATATTTAATTCTATTTTAAAAGTAAAAACAAATATTTCACAAATAAAAAATATTTTAGCAATTGGTGGTCAAAGCTTTGAAGCTAAAAACTTATCAAAAATTTATAATAACTCAAAAATAACAATAGTAGAACCAAGTGAAGTTATGCTAAATATAGTAAAAAATGAATGCAAAGATTTAAAAAATTTAGAATATATTTGTGATAAATTTGAAAATTATAAAAATGACAGAAATTTTCAATTGTGTTTATGTCTTTTAGTATTGCAGTTTGTTGAAGAACCTAGAAGTTTTTTAGAAAAAATTTATAATAGTCTTGATAAAAATAGTTTATTTATTATAAGTATATTTTCTAACAAACAATTAGCTTATTGGAAAGAATTTGCATTATCAAGAGGAGCAAAAAAAGAACAAGTTGAAAAAACATTTAATAATCAATCTGAAGTAATGAATGTTTTATCTCCAGATTATACTGAAACTTTATTAAAAGAAATTGGTTTTTTGAAAATAGAAAAAATTTCTGAAATACTTTCAGTTGATATGTGGATTGCAGAAAAATAA
- a CDS encoding helicase, translating into MVIFDNINNKVYDNLKNEIKKGSKISISAAYFSIYAYQKLKEELEKIDEFKFIYTSPTFIKENSHLTSGKPAWRIKKL; encoded by the coding sequence ATGGTTATTTTTGATAATATTAATAATAAAGTATATGATAATTTAAAAAATGAAATAAAAAAGGGAAGTAAAATATCTATCTCTGCTGCTTACTTTTCAATTTATGCTTATCAAAAATTAAAAGAAGAATTAGAAAAAATAGATGAATTTAAATTTATTTATACTTCACCAACTTTTATAAAAGAAAATTCTCATTTAACCTCTGGAAAGCCAGCATGGAGAATAAAAAAATTATAG
- a CDS encoding YdbC family protein, producing MDKKELKFEILNDLGTISESTKGWSKKLTRIIWNEDEPKYDIRAWDSELKKMGKGITLTEKELRQLKELIDKELEFLNNED from the coding sequence ATGGATAAGAAAGAACTTAAATTTGAAATTTTAAATGATTTAGGGACTATATCTGAAAGTACTAAAGGTTGGAGTAAAAAACTTACTCGTATTATTTGGAATGAAGATGAGCCAAAATATGATATCAGAGCTTGGGATTCTGAATTAAAAAAAATGGGAAAAGGAATTACTTTAACAGAAAAAGAATTGAGACAATTAAAAGAATTAATTGATAAAGAATTGGAGTTTTTAAATAATGAAGATTAA
- a CDS encoding toxin-antitoxin system YwqK family antitoxin produces MRRKNFILTVLMFLFVNILSMAIESTNFIMPNTNMSSSSTNFQEALKDYKPNLENIDKIFNYIEKNIKEKGKAIFYSKLEKGKNEVIVTDENNNIIYTEILPEKLIKIIPYFETKEIYQLKNGKTLSYIDYSTEMMGKNVTIKSENLLKKKMDRKDAIEILNKLRDSNSFTKNSILNIEYAKSECYDEEGNLLFTMQIKDSKVITESQKTINENIIKMIYIVNDIDTDSGLMETYINGKLGAIMRMKNSLPNGEAKIFYPSGKLLSIFTLENGKTNGIVKVYYENGKIQAIHNFKDNVLNGEAIEYDENGNVIKKVLYKNGNIVK; encoded by the coding sequence ATGAGAAGAAAAAATTTTATTTTAACTGTGTTAATGTTTTTATTTGTTAATATTTTAAGTATGGCAATAGAAAGTACCAACTTCATTATGCCAAATACTAATATGAGTAGTAGCAGTACCAATTTTCAAGAAGCATTAAAAGACTATAAGCCAAACCTTGAAAATATTGATAAAATATTTAATTACATAGAAAAAAATATAAAAGAAAAAGGAAAGGCAATTTTTTATTCTAAGTTAGAAAAAGGAAAAAATGAAGTAATTGTTACTGATGAAAATAATAATATTATTTACACAGAAATTCTCCCTGAAAAGTTAATTAAAATAATTCCTTATTTTGAAACAAAAGAAATATACCAATTAAAAAATGGAAAAACATTGTCATATATAGATTATAGTACAGAAATGATGGGAAAAAATGTTACTATAAAGTCAGAAAATTTACTGAAAAAGAAAATGGATAGAAAAGATGCTATTGAAATTTTAAATAAATTAAGAGATTCTAATAGTTTTACAAAAAATAGTATTTTAAATATAGAATATGCAAAATCAGAATGTTATGATGAAGAAGGTAATTTACTTTTTACAATGCAAATTAAAGACAGCAAAGTAATTACAGAAAGCCAAAAAACTATAAATGAAAATATTATTAAAATGATTTATATAGTTAATGATATTGATACTGATTCTGGATTAATGGAAACTTATATAAATGGAAAATTGGGTGCTATTATGAGAATGAAAAATTCTCTTCCAAATGGAGAAGCTAAAATATTTTACCCTAGTGGTAAGTTATTATCTATATTTACTCTTGAAAACGGAAAGACAAATGGAATTGTTAAAGTTTATTATGAAAATGGGAAAATACAAGCAATTCATAATTTTAAAGATAATGTTCTAAATGGTGAAGCCATTGAATATGACGAAAATGGAAATGTTATAAAAAAAGTTTTATATAAAAATGGAAATATAGTAAAATAA
- a CDS encoding DUF1353 domain-containing protein — MEKSRLNTSPIDDKYWEVLEEYSYETSKGLIVVPKGFKTDYASVPKIFRNIINTYGKHGRAAVVHDWLYSSECEIDITRTEADKIFLEIMVEWDVKKYKRILMYVLVRMFGGSHFRKGD; from the coding sequence ATGGAAAAAAGTAGACTAAATACAAGCCCAATTGATGATAAATATTGGGAAGTTTTAGAAGAATATTCTTATGAAACATCAAAGGGACTTATAGTTGTTCCAAAAGGTTTTAAAACAGATTATGCCTCTGTGCCTAAAATTTTTAGAAATATTATAAATACTTATGGTAAACATGGAAGAGCAGCTGTTGTACATGATTGGCTATATTCAAGTGAATGTGAAATTGATATTACAAGAACAGAAGCTGATAAAATATTTTTAGAAATTATGGTAGAATGGGATGTCAAAAAGTATAAAAGAATTTTAATGTATGTCTTGGTTAGAATGTTTGGGGGAAGTCATTTTAGAAAAGGAGATTAA
- the truB gene encoding tRNA pseudouridine(55) synthase TruB — MEGIIVVNKPKGITSFDVIRKLKKILKTKKIGHTGTLDPLATGVMLVCVGRATKLASDLEVKDKVYIADFDIGYATDTYDIEGKKIAENIIEVSKENLEQSIKKFIGNIKQVPPMYSAIKIDGNKLYHLARKGIEVERPERNVTIEYINLLDFKDNKAKIETKVSKGCYIRSLIYDIGQDLGTYATMTALQRKQVGDYSLENSYSLEQIEEMVLNNNFKFLKTIEEIFSYDKYNLETEKEFILYKNGNTVKIKENLENKKYRIYFQGEFIGLANIENNNLLKGYKYY; from the coding sequence TTGGAAGGAATAATAGTTGTAAACAAACCAAAAGGGATAACTTCCTTTGATGTTATAAGAAAACTTAAAAAAATTTTAAAAACTAAAAAAATAGGTCATACTGGAACTCTTGACCCACTGGCAACAGGAGTTATGCTTGTGTGTGTTGGAAGAGCCACTAAACTTGCTTCGGACTTGGAAGTCAAGGATAAAGTATACATAGCAGACTTTGATATAGGCTATGCAACAGATACCTACGATATTGAAGGAAAAAAGATAGCTGAAAATATTATTGAAGTTTCAAAAGAAAATTTAGAGCAATCTATAAAAAAATTTATAGGTAATATAAAACAGGTTCCTCCTATGTACTCTGCTATCAAAATTGATGGAAACAAACTTTATCATTTAGCAAGAAAAGGAATTGAAGTTGAAAGACCTGAAAGAAATGTTACTATTGAATACATTAATCTTTTAGATTTTAAAGATAATAAAGCTAAGATAGAAACAAAGGTTTCAAAAGGTTGCTATATAAGGAGTTTAATCTATGATATAGGACAAGATTTAGGAACTTATGCAACTATGACAGCACTTCAAAGAAAACAGGTTGGAGATTATTCCTTAGAAAATTCATACAGCTTAGAACAGATTGAAGAAATGGTTTTAAATAATAATTTTAAATTCTTAAAAACTATTGAAGAAATTTTTTCTTATGACAAATATAATTTAGAAACTGAAAAAGAATTTATTTTATATAAAAATGGTAATACTGTAAAAATAAAAGAAAATTTAGAAAATAAAAAATATAGAATTTATTTTCAAGGTGAATTTATAGGATTAGCAAATATAGAAAATAATAATTTGTTAAAAGGATATAAATATTATTAA
- the typA gene encoding translational GTPase TypA, which yields MKIKNIAIIAHVDHGKTTLVDCLLRQGGVFKTHELEKVEERVMDSDDIERERGITIFSKNASVRYKDYKINIVDTPGHADFGGEVQRIMKMVDSVLLLVDAFEGPMPQTKYVLKKALEQGHRPIVVVNKVDKPNARPEDVLYMVYDLFIELNANEYQLEFPVIYASGKTGFARKELTDENMDMQPLFETILEHVQDPDGDVTKPTQFLITNIAYDNYVGKLAVGRIHNGTLKRNQDVMLIKRDGKQVRGKVSVLYGYEGLKRVEIEEAEAGDIVCVAGIDDIDIGETLADINEPIALPLIDIDEPTLAMTFMVNDSPFVGKEGKFVTSRHIWDRLQKEIQTNVSMRVEATDSPDSFIVKGRGELQLSILLENMRREGFEVQVSKPRVLFKEKDGKKLEPIELALIDVDDSFTGTVIEKMGVRKAEMVSMVPGQDGYTRLEFKVPARGLIGFRNEFLTDTKGTGILNHSFFDYEEYKGDIPTRNKGVLIATEPGVTVPYALNNLQDRGTLFLDPGVPVYEGMIVGEHNRENDLVVNVCKTKKLTNMRAAGSDDAVKLATPRKFSLEQALDYIAEDELVEVTPTNIRLRKKILKEGDRRKNWSATNK from the coding sequence ATGAAGATTAAAAACATAGCAATTATTGCCCATGTTGACCATGGTAAAACAACACTTGTAGATTGTCTGTTAAGACAAGGGGGAGTTTTTAAAACTCATGAACTTGAAAAAGTTGAAGAAAGAGTTATGGACTCAGATGATATTGAAAGAGAAAGAGGAATTACAATTTTCTCTAAAAATGCTTCTGTTAGATATAAAGACTATAAGATTAACATAGTTGATACACCAGGACATGCTGACTTTGGTGGAGAAGTACAAAGAATTATGAAAATGGTTGATTCTGTACTTTTACTTGTAGATGCTTTTGAAGGACCTATGCCTCAAACAAAATATGTTTTGAAAAAAGCTTTGGAACAAGGACATAGACCAATAGTTGTAGTAAACAAAGTTGATAAACCTAATGCTAGACCAGAAGATGTATTGTATATGGTTTATGATTTATTTATAGAGTTGAATGCTAATGAATATCAACTTGAATTTCCTGTTATTTATGCCTCAGGTAAAACAGGTTTTGCAAGAAAAGAATTGACTGATGAGAATATGGATATGCAACCATTATTTGAAACAATATTAGAACATGTCCAAGACCCTGATGGAGATGTAACAAAACCTACTCAATTTTTAATAACAAATATCGCTTATGATAATTATGTTGGAAAATTAGCAGTTGGTAGAATACACAATGGAACTTTAAAAAGAAATCAAGATGTAATGTTAATAAAAAGAGATGGAAAACAAGTTAGAGGTAAAGTTTCTGTCCTATATGGCTATGAAGGATTAAAAAGAGTTGAAATAGAAGAAGCAGAAGCAGGAGATATAGTTTGTGTTGCTGGTATTGATGATATAGATATAGGAGAAACATTAGCAGATATAAATGAACCTATTGCTTTACCTTTGATTGATATTGATGAGCCTACTCTTGCTATGACATTTATGGTAAATGATTCTCCATTTGTTGGAAAGGAAGGGAAATTTGTAACTTCAAGACATATTTGGGATAGATTACAAAAAGAAATTCAAACAAATGTTAGTATGAGAGTAGAAGCAACTGATTCACCTGACTCATTTATAGTAAAAGGTAGAGGAGAGCTTCAACTTTCAATATTACTTGAAAATATGAGAAGAGAAGGTTTTGAAGTACAAGTTTCTAAACCAAGAGTTTTATTTAAAGAAAAAGATGGAAAAAAATTAGAACCTATTGAACTTGCTTTAATTGATGTAGATGATAGTTTTACAGGCACTGTAATTGAAAAGATGGGAGTTAGAAAAGCAGAGATGGTTTCTATGGTTCCAGGACAAGATGGATATACAAGACTTGAATTCAAAGTACCTGCAAGAGGACTTATTGGTTTTAGAAATGAGTTTTTAACTGATACTAAGGGAACTGGAATTTTAAATCATTCATTCTTTGACTATGAAGAATATAAAGGAGATATTCCTACAAGAAATAAAGGAGTTTTAATTGCTACTGAACCAGGAGTTACTGTTCCTTATGCTTTAAATAACTTACAAGATAGAGGAACTTTATTCTTAGATCCAGGTGTTCCTGTATATGAAGGAATGATAGTTGGAGAACATAACAGAGAAAATGACTTAGTTGTAAATGTTTGTAAAACTAAAAAATTAACAAATATGAGAGCAGCTGGTTCTGATGATGCAGTTAAACTTGCAACTCCAAGAAAGTTTTCTTTGGAACAAGCACTTGATTATATTGCAGAGGATGAACTTGTAGAAGTTACACCTACAAATATTAGGCTTAGAAAGAAAATCTTAAAAGAAGGAGACAGAAGAAAAAACTGGTCTGCTACTAATAAATAA
- the groL gene encoding chaperonin GroEL (60 kDa chaperone family; promotes refolding of misfolded polypeptides especially under stressful conditions; forms two stacked rings of heptamers to form a barrel-shaped 14mer; ends can be capped by GroES; misfolded proteins enter the barrel where they are refolded when GroES binds), whose amino-acid sequence MAKIINFNDEARKKLEIGVNTLADAVKITLGPRGRNVVLEKSYGAPLITNDGVTIAKEIELEDPFENMGAALVKEVAIKSNDVAGDGTTTATILAQAIVKEGLKMLSAGANPVFLKKGIELAAKEAIEVLRDKAKKIESNEEISQVASISAGDEEIGKLIAQAMAKVGETGVITVEEAKSLETTLETVEGMQFDKGYVSPYMVTDSERMTAELDNPLILLTDKKISSMKELLPLLEQTVQMSKPVLIVADDIEGEALTTLVINKLRGTLNVVAVKAPAFGDRRKAILEDIAILTGGEVISEEKGMKLEEATIEQLGKAKTVKVTKDLTVIVDGGGQQKDISARVNLIKTQIEETTSDYDKEKLQERLAKLSGGVAVIKVGAATEVEMKDKKLRIEDALNATRAAVEEGIVAGGGTILLDIIESMKDFSETDEIAMGIEIVKRALEAPIKQIAENCGLNGGVVLEKVRMSPKGFGFDAKNEKYVNMIESGIIDPAKVTRAAIQNSTSVASLLLTTEVVIANKKEEEKAPMGSGGMMPGMM is encoded by the coding sequence ATGGCAAAAATTATAAATTTTAATGATGAAGCTAGAAAAAAATTAGAAATTGGAGTTAATACACTTGCAGATGCAGTAAAAATTACATTAGGACCAAGAGGTAGAAATGTAGTTCTTGAAAAATCTTATGGAGCACCTTTAATTACTAATGATGGAGTTACAATAGCAAAAGAAATTGAATTGGAAGATCCATTTGAAAATATGGGCGCAGCATTAGTTAAAGAAGTTGCTATTAAATCAAATGATGTTGCAGGTGATGGAACAACAACAGCTACAATCTTAGCTCAAGCTATTGTTAAAGAAGGATTAAAAATGTTGAGTGCTGGTGCAAATCCAGTTTTCTTAAAGAAGGGAATTGAACTTGCAGCAAAAGAAGCTATTGAAGTTTTAAGAGATAAAGCTAAAAAAATTGAATCTAATGAAGAAATTTCACAAGTTGCATCTATTTCAGCTGGTGATGAAGAAATAGGTAAACTAATTGCTCAAGCTATGGCAAAAGTTGGTGAAACAGGAGTAATAACTGTTGAAGAAGCTAAATCTTTGGAAACAACTTTAGAAACTGTTGAAGGAATGCAATTTGATAAAGGATATGTTTCTCCATATATGGTTACAGATTCTGAAAGAATGACAGCAGAACTTGATAATCCTTTAATCTTATTGACAGATAAAAAAATCTCTTCAATGAAAGAATTATTACCTTTACTTGAACAAACAGTACAAATGTCTAAGCCAGTTTTAATTGTAGCTGATGATATTGAAGGAGAAGCTCTAACAACTCTTGTTATAAATAAATTAAGAGGAACTTTAAATGTTGTTGCTGTTAAAGCTCCTGCTTTTGGAGATAGAAGAAAAGCTATACTTGAAGATATTGCTATCCTAACTGGTGGAGAAGTTATATCAGAAGAAAAAGGAATGAAATTAGAAGAAGCTACTATTGAACAATTAGGAAAAGCTAAAACTGTTAAAGTTACAAAAGACTTAACTGTAATTGTTGATGGTGGAGGACAACAAAAAGACATATCTGCAAGAGTTAATTTAATAAAAACTCAAATAGAAGAAACAACTTCTGATTATGATAAAGAAAAATTACAAGAAAGACTTGCAAAATTATCTGGTGGAGTTGCTGTAATAAAAGTTGGAGCTGCCACAGAAGTTGAAATGAAAGATAAAAAATTAAGAATAGAAGATGCTCTAAATGCTACAAGAGCAGCTGTTGAAGAAGGAATAGTTGCAGGTGGAGGAACCATCTTACTTGATATTATTGAATCAATGAAAGATTTTAGTGAAACTGATGAAATAGCTATGGGTATTGAAATAGTTAAAAGAGCTTTGGAAGCACCTATAAAACAAATAGCTGAAAACTGTGGATTAAATGGTGGAGTAGTTTTAGAAAAAGTTAGAATGTCTCCAAAAGGTTTTGGTTTTGATGCTAAAAATGAAAAATATGTTAATATGATAGAATCTGGAATTATTGACCCAGCAAAAGTTACAAGAGCTGCTATACAAAATTCTACTTCTGTTGCATCTCTACTTCTAACAACAGAAGTTGTTATTGCAAATAAAAAAGAAGAAGAAAAAGCTCCTATGGGATCTGGTGGAATGATGCCAGGAATGATGTAA
- a CDS encoding co-chaperone GroES, whose translation MNIKPIGERVLLKPIKKEEKTKSGILLSSKSSNTDTQNQAEVIALGKGEKLEGIKVGDKVIFNKFSGNEIEDEDVKYLIVNAEDILAIIG comes from the coding sequence ATGAATATCAAACCTATTGGAGAAAGAGTTTTATTAAAACCAATTAAAAAAGAAGAAAAAACTAAGAGTGGAATATTACTTAGTTCAAAATCTTCTAATACAGATACACAAAATCAAGCAGAAGTTATTGCTTTGGGGAAAGGTGAAAAATTAGAAGGAATTAAAGTTGGAGATAAGGTCATTTTCAATAAGTTTTCTGGAAATGAAATAGAAGATGAAGATGTAAAATATTTAATAGTTAATGCAGAAGATATTTTGGCTATTATTGGATAA